DNA from Sinorhizobium numidicum:
ACGGTTACGGCACCGTCGCCGCCGCCAAGCCGAAGCGCGCGCCCCTGCTGGTCGTGCGGCCTGACGCCCCGCCACCACGCCTGATGATTGGAGGGCGGGCCGATGACCGTTCCGTCCAGATCGAGCGGGCTCACCCAGTCGCCATACTGCAACCCGCCTTGGCCATCGAGATAAGGCAGGCCGTAGATCACGAGATACCCGCTGACAAAGTCGATCAGATATCCTGTCTCATCCAGATCCCTGAGGAAGGGGTTATGATTCGCCAGTTCCGGCAACCCGAAAGCGCATTCCATCTTTCACCTTCACTTTCTGACCGGGTGCGAGCGTGCCGCTCTGGTTTTCGACCGGACCGTGGGAGTATTTGACGAGATATTCGTTTGAGGGCTGGCCGCCCTGCCCGAGATAGAGATCGACCACGCGGGCGTATGTGATCTTGTTGGTATCGATCTCGTGCTCGTCGCCATTGACGAAAATGTCGAAGACCTTCTGACTATAAAAATGCTGATCCCGCGTCAGATGGATCGGCGTCCCATCACGCTGAATGCGCTCATCTTCTCCGTCGCCTGGGACCTCGCGATAGAGCTTTTCGCGCCTCTGGATTTCGGCAAGCGCATAGAGCGCTTCGCCCGTCGTCGGGTTGGGTGACTCGATCGCCACGCGGTTGATATGGATGCGCACGATGTGCGCCGCGGCAATGTCCAGCATGTTTCATGTCCTTTCCCGCCTCTGGCGGTGCTTGCATTTCGCCCTGGCCGGTGGCATTTTGGTGTCCGACCGGACAACAGGGAGGGCCCGAAAAAAGCCCTGGTCTTGTTCATGTAAGATCAGAGCCTGTTGTCTACGCAGAC
Protein-coding regions in this window:
- a CDS encoding multiubiquitin domain-containing protein, whose protein sequence is MLDIAAAHIVRIHINRVAIESPNPTTGEALYALAEIQRREKLYREVPGDGEDERIQRDGTPIHLTRDQHFYSQKVFDIFVNGDEHEIDTNKITYARVVDLYLGQGGQPSNEYLVKYSHGPVENQSGTLAPGQKVKVKDGMRFRVAGTGES